Proteins encoded in a region of the Streptomyces akebiae genome:
- a CDS encoding DUF6325 family protein: MSDEFEEVGEVGPIDYLVVEFPGNRMTGEGFPILVDLVDRGLIRILDLMFVRKDDDGSVTGVEIADLTDDGKLDLAVFEGVSSGLLGQDDIEEAATALEPGSSAGILVYENLWAAPFAATLRRGGARMVASGRIPVPALVAALDATEAAH; the protein is encoded by the coding sequence GTGAGCGACGAATTCGAAGAAGTGGGCGAAGTGGGCCCCATCGACTACCTGGTCGTCGAGTTCCCCGGTAATCGGATGACCGGCGAGGGCTTCCCCATTCTCGTCGATCTCGTGGACCGCGGCCTCATCCGGATCCTGGACCTGATGTTCGTCAGGAAGGACGACGACGGATCCGTGACCGGTGTGGAGATCGCCGACCTCACCGACGACGGCAAACTCGACCTGGCCGTCTTCGAGGGCGTGTCGTCGGGACTGCTGGGCCAGGACGACATCGAGGAGGCGGCCACCGCGCTGGAGCCCGGCAGCTCCGCCGGCATCCTCGTCTACGAGAACCTGTGGGCCGCACCCTTCGCCGCCACTCTGCGCCGCGGCGGGGCCCGGATGGTCGCCTCAGGGCGGATCCCGGTGCCCGCACTCGTCGCCGCCCTCGACGCGACCGAGGCCGCTCACTAG